In a single window of the Flavobacterium sp. W4I14 genome:
- a CDS encoding large subunit ribosomal protein L17 (product_source=KO:K02879; cath_funfam=3.90.1030.10; cog=COG0203; ko=KO:K02879; pfam=PF01196; superfamily=64263; tigrfam=TIGR00059), which produces MRHGKKVNHLGRTASHRKAMLANMASSLILHKRITTTLAKAKALRTYVEPIITKSKNDTTHSRRTVFAYLQDKEVVTILFREIAEKVANRPGGYTRIIKLNNRLGDNAEMALIELVDYNTVYGKDAEVKEEKKTTRRGRSKATAAPKAAEAKAEVAEEVAPAEEAPATEEPKGE; this is translated from the coding sequence ATGAGACACGGTAAAAAAGTAAACCACTTAGGTAGAACCGCAAGCCACAGAAAGGCGATGTTAGCTAACATGGCTTCATCACTTATTTTGCACAAAAGAATTACAACAACTTTAGCTAAAGCTAAAGCCTTACGTACTTATGTTGAGCCAATTATCACTAAATCAAAAAATGATACTACTCACTCACGTCGTACAGTATTTGCTTATTTACAAGATAAAGAAGTAGTAACAATCTTATTTCGCGAAATTGCTGAGAAAGTTGCAAACCGTCCAGGTGGTTACACTCGTATCATTAAATTAAACAACCGTTTAGGTGATAACGCTGAAATGGCTTTAATTGAATTGGTAGACTACAATACAGTTTACGGTAAAGATGCAGAGGTTAAAGAAGAGAAGAAAACAACTCGTCGTGGTAGAAGTAAAGCTACTGCTGCACCTAAAGCTGCTGAAGCGAAAGCTGAAGTTGCCGAAGAAGTTGCTCCTGCTGAAGAAGCTCCTGCTACTGAAGAACCAAAAGGAGAATAA
- a CDS encoding hypothetical protein (product_source=Hypo-rule applied; cleavage_site_network=SignalP-noTM; pfam=PF19543; superfamily=49265,51445) — MKFRLFLLLCLFGQLSLNAQTLKYTNGNNAWNPDSLGNHRVVVQFAGTGKIAHAKIDWRRRDEHPELKGVIVQDASGKIVSVVGTDKLTRESADIYFEAPGAGKYYVYYLAYKNEGRSNYPKGVYLKPKQADQAWLTVAKQVKVNTSVVEIQSIDAFNSFYPMEIIATGKETAAIKAKYASEAFVVFPEDRMFPIKMQNDLPYRWVQKGAANTFTGSAGKGENYAFQLGVFALKELKNVVVSFGDLKNAAGKVISSKYINCLNTNGTSYDNKPLVETVNVGSGKIQPMWITVNIPKNTAAGIYVGKFTVKANGKSKVIDAKITVGTEVLADAGVGTPDKQTRLTWLNSTLAQANTVVAPYTPLTVDGNVISLLGRKFEINADGFPKQIQTFFNAEMTAYSEKPNNILAEPIHFHFFNTPKTQEKFVPSDFQITSKEAGTVKWKATNTSENLKMDLEGALEFDGYVHYVVKVTALKDVGFSNVDFHIPFDKNSTKYLMGLGEKGGVRPDTVKWKWDVANKNQDAVWIGNVNAGLYYNLRDENYVRPLNTNFYLQKPLLLPKSWGNGDKGGIQINVKGSSMLADNFTGARSMKKGDVLYYNFNLLITPFHLLNTDFQWDNRFYHKYGDLDTIKAKGATVVNIHHATPINPWINYPFIEWKKMKDYIGNAHSKGLKVKIYNTVRELSNHAYEWPALRSLGTEVYSPGKGGGFSWLQEHLDSNYIAAWFVPEIKDAAVINSGMNRWHNYYVEGMNWLVNNVGIDGVYLDDVAFDRVTMKRIKRVLTQDNHPGIIDLHSANQYNKSDGFNNSAILYLEHFPYLNRLWFGEYFDYQKNNPDFFLTEVSGIPFGLMGEMLQDDGNPWRGMIYGMTSRLGWSDKSDPKPLWKAWDNFGIKGSEMIGYWSENCPVKTDNAKVLATVYKQKGKTMIALASWAEGDVKVNLTIDWAKLGLDAGKVKIAAPAIDKFQTSGSYPDGKSVPVEKGKGLILIVE; from the coding sequence ATGAAATTTAGGCTTTTTTTATTACTCTGTCTTTTCGGGCAGCTATCTCTTAATGCGCAAACACTAAAATACACCAATGGTAACAATGCATGGAATCCTGATTCGTTAGGTAACCATAGGGTTGTTGTGCAGTTTGCTGGCACAGGTAAAATTGCCCATGCTAAAATCGATTGGCGCCGGAGAGATGAACATCCAGAACTAAAAGGAGTCATCGTACAAGATGCCAGTGGCAAAATTGTTTCAGTAGTGGGCACAGATAAATTGACGAGAGAAAGTGCTGATATTTATTTCGAAGCACCTGGAGCGGGAAAATACTATGTTTATTACCTCGCTTATAAAAATGAGGGAAGAAGTAACTATCCGAAAGGAGTATACTTAAAGCCCAAACAGGCTGACCAGGCATGGTTAACAGTGGCAAAACAGGTTAAAGTGAATACATCTGTTGTAGAGATCCAATCTATCGATGCTTTCAACTCTTTTTATCCAATGGAAATAATTGCAACTGGCAAAGAAACCGCTGCAATAAAGGCCAAATATGCTTCAGAAGCTTTTGTCGTTTTTCCAGAGGACAGAATGTTTCCAATCAAAATGCAGAACGATTTACCTTATCGTTGGGTACAAAAAGGTGCTGCAAATACTTTTACAGGATCGGCTGGCAAAGGTGAAAATTATGCTTTTCAATTAGGTGTATTTGCTTTGAAAGAGCTGAAAAATGTAGTGGTTAGCTTCGGTGATTTAAAAAATGCAGCTGGAAAAGTAATTTCTTCAAAATATATCAATTGCCTAAATACCAATGGAACAAGTTATGATAACAAACCTTTGGTTGAAACTGTAAATGTAGGCTCTGGCAAAATTCAGCCGATGTGGATTACGGTTAATATTCCTAAAAATACAGCTGCAGGTATTTATGTTGGAAAATTTACGGTTAAAGCCAATGGGAAATCGAAAGTAATCGATGCCAAAATTACAGTAGGTACCGAAGTTTTAGCTGATGCTGGGGTAGGAACCCCGGATAAACAGACCCGCTTAACTTGGCTAAATTCGACTTTAGCACAAGCAAACACGGTTGTAGCACCATATACGCCACTAACGGTTGATGGGAATGTAATCTCGCTTTTAGGTAGAAAGTTCGAAATCAACGCCGATGGTTTTCCTAAGCAAATTCAAACATTCTTCAATGCAGAGATGACGGCTTATAGCGAAAAACCTAATAATATCCTGGCAGAACCTATCCACTTTCACTTTTTTAATACGCCAAAAACACAAGAGAAATTTGTACCAAGCGATTTTCAGATCACCAGTAAAGAGGCTGGAACGGTAAAATGGAAGGCCACCAATACTTCTGAAAACCTGAAAATGGATTTAGAAGGTGCTTTAGAGTTTGATGGCTATGTACACTATGTAGTTAAAGTAACTGCTTTAAAAGATGTCGGATTCAGTAATGTCGATTTCCATATCCCTTTTGATAAGAATTCTACAAAATATTTGATGGGCTTAGGTGAAAAAGGTGGCGTTAGACCAGATACCGTAAAATGGAAATGGGATGTGGCGAATAAAAACCAGGATGCCGTTTGGATCGGGAATGTAAATGCAGGCCTTTATTACAACTTAAGAGACGAAAACTATGTTCGCCCGCTTAATACTAATTTCTATCTTCAAAAGCCCTTATTATTGCCTAAATCGTGGGGTAATGGAGATAAAGGTGGTATCCAGATCAATGTTAAAGGCAGTTCGATGCTGGCCGACAATTTTACCGGCGCAAGAAGCATGAAAAAAGGCGATGTGCTTTATTATAATTTCAATTTATTGATTACACCTTTCCATTTACTTAATACCGATTTTCAATGGGATAACCGTTTCTACCATAAGTATGGTGATTTAGATACGATCAAAGCTAAAGGTGCAACAGTAGTGAACATTCACCATGCTACGCCAATTAACCCTTGGATCAATTATCCATTTATCGAATGGAAAAAGATGAAAGATTATATCGGTAATGCACACTCGAAAGGTTTAAAAGTTAAAATTTATAACACTGTTCGTGAGCTTTCTAACCATGCATACGAGTGGCCGGCTTTAAGAAGTTTAGGTACTGAAGTATATTCTCCTGGTAAAGGAGGAGGATTTAGCTGGTTGCAGGAACATTTAGATTCCAATTATATTGCTGCCTGGTTTGTTCCTGAAATAAAAGACGCAGCCGTAATTAACAGCGGAATGAACCGTTGGCACAACTATTACGTAGAAGGAATGAATTGGTTGGTAAACAACGTTGGGATTGATGGTGTTTACCTGGATGATGTGGCATTTGACCGTGTAACCATGAAGCGTATAAAACGTGTGTTGACACAGGATAACCACCCTGGTATTATCGACTTGCACTCTGCCAATCAATACAATAAAAGTGACGGCTTTAACAATAGTGCCATTTTATATCTGGAACATTTTCCTTATTTAAACCGTTTATGGTTTGGCGAATATTTCGATTACCAAAAAAACAATCCCGATTTCTTTTTAACAGAGGTAAGCGGAATACCTTTTGGATTAATGGGAGAGATGTTACAGGATGATGGAAACCCTTGGCGTGGTATGATTTATGGCATGACAAGCCGCTTGGGTTGGTCTGATAAAAGTGACCCAAAACCATTATGGAAAGCCTGGGATAATTTCGGCATAAAAGGATCTGAGATGATCGGTTACTGGAGCGAAAACTGTCCGGTTAAAACCGATAATGCAAAAGTACTGGCAACTGTTTACAAACAAAAAGGTAAAACAATGATTGCATTGGCAAGCTGGGCAGAAGGAGATGTAAAGGTTAACTTAACTATCGACTGGGCCAAGCTGGGTTTAGATGCCGGTAAAGTAAAAATAGCAGCCCCTGCAATTGATAAGTTCCAAACATCGGGAAGTTATCCTGATGGAAAATCTGTCCCCGTTGAAAAAGGAAAAGGTTTGATTTTGATAGTGGAGTAG
- a CDS encoding DNA-directed RNA polymerase subunit alpha (product_source=KO:K03040; cath_funfam=1.10.150.20,2.170.120.12; cog=COG0202; ko=KO:K03040; pfam=PF01000,PF01193,PF03118; smart=SM00662; superfamily=47789,56553; tigrfam=TIGR02027), whose protein sequence is MAILAFQKPDKVIMQKSTDFDGTFEFRPLEPGFGVTIGNALRRILLSSLEGYAITTIRFSGVSHEFSTMKGVVEDLTDIILNLKQVRFKKTGDSGDSEKVFIIVNGQDQFKAGDITKFSNNFTVLNPEHVICNMDKSVTLEVELTINKGRGYVPAEENKVADAVVGVIAIDSIYTPMKNVKYTIENFRVEQKTDYEKLVLDISTDGSIHPEEALKEAAKILIQHFMLFSDENLVLESQAKEETKEVDEEILHMRKILKTELVDMDLSVRALNCLKAADIRTLADLVSYDVADMLKFRNFGKKSLTEIQELVKSKGLSFGMNLSKFKLDEE, encoded by the coding sequence ATGGCAATTTTAGCATTTCAGAAACCAGACAAAGTGATCATGCAGAAATCAACCGATTTCGATGGCACATTTGAATTTCGTCCTTTAGAGCCCGGTTTCGGTGTAACAATTGGTAATGCCTTAAGAAGAATTTTACTTTCTTCATTAGAAGGTTATGCTATTACTACTATTCGTTTTTCAGGCGTATCTCACGAGTTTTCTACCATGAAAGGTGTTGTAGAAGATTTAACTGATATTATCTTAAACTTAAAACAAGTTCGTTTTAAGAAAACAGGTGATTCAGGTGATTCTGAAAAAGTTTTCATCATCGTTAATGGTCAAGATCAGTTTAAAGCTGGTGATATCACTAAATTCTCTAACAACTTTACAGTTTTAAACCCAGAGCATGTAATTTGCAATATGGATAAATCTGTTACTTTGGAAGTGGAATTAACCATCAATAAAGGACGTGGTTATGTACCTGCTGAAGAAAATAAAGTTGCTGATGCTGTTGTAGGTGTAATCGCAATCGATTCGATTTATACTCCAATGAAAAATGTAAAATACACGATCGAAAACTTTCGTGTTGAGCAAAAAACGGATTATGAAAAATTGGTTTTAGATATCTCTACTGACGGTTCAATTCATCCGGAAGAAGCATTAAAAGAAGCGGCTAAAATCCTTATCCAACACTTTATGTTATTCTCTGATGAGAATTTGGTATTAGAATCTCAAGCTAAAGAAGAAACTAAAGAAGTTGACGAGGAAATTTTACACATGCGTAAAATCCTTAAAACTGAATTAGTAGATATGGATCTTTCAGTTAGGGCATTAAACTGCTTAAAAGCTGCTGATATCCGTACTTTAGCTGATTTAGTTTCTTACGATGTTGCTGATATGTTAAAATTCAGAAACTTCGGTAAAAAATCTTTAACAGAGATCCAAGAATTAGTAAAATCAAAAGGTTTATCATTTGGTATGAACCTGTCTAAATTTAAATTAGACGAAGAATAA
- a CDS encoding hypothetical protein (product_source=Hypo-rule applied; pfam=PF13618) produces MNRRDSLKALGLTAISTTVLLDACKQPGTKTEVAAPEETAKEAGREQWEIDRDKKLKAETFFTKHEMATITVLADIIIPKDDVSGSASDAKVPEFIEFIVKDIPEHKVPMRGGLKWLDVYSFNKFQKSFVEASEDQQISIVDEIAYPKKARPEMQAGVTFFNRMRNLTASGFYTTEIGVKDIGYVGNAPNQWAGVPADVLKQYGMENVKV; encoded by the coding sequence ATGAACAGACGTGATTCACTAAAAGCCTTAGGTTTAACAGCCATCAGCACAACCGTGCTGCTCGATGCCTGTAAACAACCTGGAACAAAAACCGAAGTAGCTGCACCAGAAGAAACCGCAAAAGAAGCCGGAAGAGAGCAGTGGGAAATAGACCGTGATAAGAAATTAAAAGCTGAAACCTTTTTCACTAAACATGAAATGGCTACCATTACAGTTCTTGCCGACATTATTATTCCTAAAGATGATGTATCGGGTAGTGCATCTGATGCTAAAGTGCCGGAGTTTATCGAATTTATTGTAAAAGATATCCCGGAACATAAAGTACCCATGCGTGGTGGTCTGAAATGGCTGGATGTGTACAGCTTTAATAAATTTCAAAAATCATTTGTTGAGGCATCCGAGGATCAACAAATTTCAATTGTAGATGAAATTGCATACCCTAAAAAAGCCAGACCGGAAATGCAGGCGGGTGTAACTTTTTTCAATAGAATGAGAAACTTAACCGCATCAGGTTTTTACACTACAGAAATTGGTGTAAAAGATATTGGTTATGTAGGTAATGCGCCAAACCAGTGGGCAGGTGTTCCTGCTGATGTACTGAAGCAGTACGGAATGGAGAATGTGAAGGTATAA
- a CDS encoding small subunit ribosomal protein S11 (product_source=KO:K02948; cath_funfam=3.30.420.80; cog=COG0100; ko=KO:K02948; pfam=PF00411; superfamily=53137; tigrfam=TIGR03632), whose amino-acid sequence MAKSKKVTKKRIVVIESVGQAHINATFNNIIVTLTNNNGQTISWSSAGKMGFKGSKKNTPYAAGQAASDCGKVAFDLGLRKVEVFVKGPGSGRESAIRTLQVAGIEVTSIKDITPLPHNGCRPPKKRRV is encoded by the coding sequence ATGGCTAAGAGTAAAAAAGTAACAAAAAAACGTATCGTTGTAATTGAGTCTGTTGGTCAGGCACATATCAATGCTACTTTCAACAACATTATCGTTACCTTAACAAACAACAACGGACAGACTATTTCATGGTCTTCTGCTGGTAAAATGGGCTTTAAAGGTTCTAAAAAGAACACACCATATGCGGCTGGTCAAGCAGCTTCAGATTGTGGTAAAGTTGCGTTTGATTTAGGTTTACGTAAAGTTGAAGTATTTGTAAAAGGTCCGGGTTCAGGTCGTGAATCTGCAATCAGAACTTTGCAAGTAGCAGGTATCGAAGTAACATCTATTAAAGATATTACTCCACTTCCTCACAACGGATGTCGTCCTCCTAAAAAGAGAAGAGTTTAA
- a CDS encoding choline dehydrogenase-like flavoprotein (product_source=COG2303; cath_funfam=3.50.50.60; cog=COG2303; pfam=PF00732,PF05199; superfamily=51905; transmembrane_helix_parts=Inside_1_11,TMhelix_12_34,Outside_35_578), producing the protein MSDFQIKKSPTVYDAIVVGSGAGGGMAAYVLAHAGQKVLMLEAGQNFDPRLDSHQLKWPWESPRRGASTTRPFGDFDASYGGWELEGEPYTQKNKSEFEWFRSRMLGGRTNHWGRISLRMGPDDFKPKDGLTDAWPITYADVKPFYDKVDRMIGIYGTAEGLENEPDGIFMKPPKPRLNELFIKKGAEKAGVKVITGRGSVLTEALPNNSDRAPCFYCGQCGRSCKVYGDFSSSSCLVNPAVKTGNLTVITDAMVREVITDKDGTAKGVSYVNRKDLQEYQVNGKLVILGASACESARILLNSKSTSHPNGLANSSGVVGKYLHDSTGASVSGFLPQLMDRKRYNEDGLGSVHIYSPWWLDNRKLNFPRGYHIEYWGGMGMPAYGFGGGVAQMNGMVPGRDGKMKEAGGYGKSLKDDYRRFYGTGVGMAGRGTAIAREDNYCEIDPDTVDKYGIPVLRFNYKWDKDEILQAKHMQETFLSIMKEMGAVVTSEIQGADTNYGLLNPGKIIHEVGTIRMGDDPKKSALNKYCQAHDCKNLFVVDAGPFVQQGDKNATWTILALSMRTAEYILAQKKKQNI; encoded by the coding sequence ATGAGTGACTTTCAGATAAAAAAATCGCCTACCGTTTATGATGCCATTGTTGTTGGCTCAGGTGCGGGAGGCGGAATGGCTGCATATGTTCTGGCACATGCAGGTCAAAAGGTTTTAATGCTCGAAGCTGGTCAAAATTTCGATCCGCGATTAGATTCACATCAATTAAAATGGCCTTGGGAATCTCCCCGTCGTGGTGCCAGCACAACGCGTCCATTTGGAGATTTTGATGCTTCATATGGAGGATGGGAATTAGAAGGCGAGCCTTATACCCAGAAAAACAAAAGCGAATTCGAATGGTTCCGTTCGCGGATGCTTGGTGGCCGTACCAATCACTGGGGACGAATTTCTTTACGGATGGGTCCGGACGATTTTAAACCTAAAGATGGTTTAACAGATGCCTGGCCTATTACCTACGCCGATGTAAAACCATTCTACGATAAAGTTGACCGCATGATCGGTATTTATGGAACGGCAGAGGGTTTAGAGAATGAGCCAGACGGAATCTTTATGAAACCACCAAAACCAAGGTTAAACGAACTTTTCATCAAAAAAGGCGCAGAAAAAGCAGGGGTAAAGGTAATTACCGGTCGTGGATCTGTGCTTACCGAAGCCTTACCGAATAACAGCGATCGTGCACCTTGTTTCTACTGCGGTCAGTGCGGAAGAAGCTGCAAAGTGTATGGCGATTTTTCATCATCGTCATGTTTGGTAAATCCTGCAGTAAAAACAGGAAACCTCACTGTAATTACTGATGCCATGGTGCGTGAAGTTATTACGGATAAGGATGGTACTGCAAAAGGCGTCTCATACGTAAACCGTAAAGACCTGCAAGAATATCAGGTAAATGGCAAACTGGTTATTTTAGGTGCCAGTGCCTGCGAATCGGCCCGTATATTATTAAATTCAAAATCAACTTCTCACCCAAATGGCCTGGCCAATAGCAGTGGTGTGGTTGGAAAATACCTGCACGATTCTACCGGGGCAAGTGTTTCGGGCTTTCTTCCGCAGTTAATGGACAGAAAACGTTACAATGAAGATGGTTTGGGCAGTGTACATATCTATTCGCCGTGGTGGTTAGATAACCGTAAACTAAACTTCCCACGGGGTTACCATATCGAATATTGGGGCGGCATGGGTATGCCTGCATACGGCTTTGGTGGCGGTGTAGCCCAAATGAACGGAATGGTACCTGGCAGAGATGGCAAAATGAAAGAAGCCGGAGGTTATGGAAAATCGTTAAAGGATGATTATCGCCGTTTCTACGGCACTGGCGTTGGCATGGCCGGTCGTGGAACAGCAATTGCGAGAGAAGACAACTACTGTGAAATTGATCCGGACACGGTGGATAAATATGGTATTCCGGTTTTAAGGTTTAACTACAAATGGGACAAGGATGAAATCCTACAAGCTAAGCACATGCAGGAAACCTTTCTTTCGATTATGAAAGAAATGGGTGCCGTGGTTACTTCCGAAATTCAGGGCGCAGATACCAATTACGGCTTACTTAACCCTGGAAAAATTATTCACGAAGTTGGGACCATCCGCATGGGCGACGATCCTAAAAAATCGGCTTTGAATAAATATTGCCAGGCGCACGACTGTAAAAACCTGTTTGTGGTTGATGCGGGGCCGTTTGTTCAACAAGGTGATAAAAATGCCACCTGGACAATCCTGGCACTATCCATGCGTACCGCCGAATATATTTTAGCTCAGAAGAAAAAACAAAACATTTAA
- a CDS encoding methionyl aminopeptidase (product_source=KO:K01265; cath_funfam=3.90.230.10; cog=COG0024; ko=KO:K01265; pfam=PF00557; superfamily=55920; tigrfam=TIGR00500), which translates to MSKIYYKSLEEIELIRESSMLVSKTLAEVAKVIKAGMTTIQLDKLAYEFISDHGAIPAFLNYNGFPNSLCISPNEQVVHGFPSEYVIKEGDLISVDCGVIKNNYFGDSAYTFSIGEIDAEKQKLVEVTKRCLELGIEKAVVGMRIGDIGFAVQQYAEANGFGVVRELVGHGVGVKLHEKPEVPNYGKRGAGPKLEEGMVIAIEPMINAGVAGVKFHNDGWTVTSKDNKPSAHFEHTIAVKKGKADVLSTFSIIEEVLQQKK; encoded by the coding sequence ATGTCTAAAATTTATTACAAATCTCTTGAGGAGATCGAGTTAATAAGAGAAAGTTCCATGCTTGTTTCTAAAACTTTGGCCGAAGTGGCCAAGGTAATAAAAGCAGGCATGACTACTATCCAGTTAGATAAACTAGCCTACGAGTTTATAAGTGACCACGGAGCGATTCCGGCATTTTTAAACTATAATGGTTTCCCTAATTCTTTATGTATTTCGCCAAATGAGCAGGTTGTTCATGGTTTTCCAAGCGAATACGTAATCAAGGAGGGCGACTTAATTTCGGTTGATTGTGGGGTGATTAAAAACAATTACTTTGGCGATTCGGCCTATACTTTCTCTATCGGAGAAATTGATGCCGAAAAACAGAAGTTGGTTGAGGTTACTAAACGTTGTCTGGAATTGGGTATAGAAAAAGCTGTTGTTGGTATGCGTATCGGTGATATCGGTTTCGCTGTTCAGCAGTATGCAGAGGCTAATGGATTTGGGGTAGTAAGAGAGCTTGTAGGACATGGTGTTGGTGTAAAACTTCATGAGAAACCAGAAGTTCCGAATTATGGGAAACGTGGTGCAGGGCCAAAACTTGAAGAAGGAATGGTAATTGCGATAGAACCCATGATCAATGCAGGCGTAGCCGGTGTTAAATTCCATAACGATGGATGGACGGTAACCAGTAAAGACAATAAACCATCGGCACATTTTGAACACACAATAGCCGTAAAAAAGGGCAAAGCAGATGTTTTATCAACGTTTTCTATAATAGAAGAAGTTTTACAACAAAAAAAATAA
- a CDS encoding small subunit ribosomal protein S13 (product_source=KO:K02952; cath_funfam=1.10.8.50,4.10.910.10; cog=COG0099; ko=KO:K02952; pfam=PF00416; smart=SM00278; superfamily=46946; tigrfam=TIGR03631): MARISGIDLPRNKRGEIGLTYIYGIGRTTAQRILTTAGIDLNKKVQDWSDDELSAIRTMINDEIKVEGALRSEVQLNIKRLMDIGCYRGLRHRKGLPSRGQRTKNNSRTRKGKRKTVANKKKATK; this comes from the coding sequence ATGGCAAGGATTTCAGGTATTGATTTACCAAGAAACAAAAGAGGAGAGATCGGTTTAACCTATATCTACGGAATTGGTAGAACAACTGCTCAACGTATTTTAACTACGGCAGGTATCGATTTAAACAAAAAAGTACAAGACTGGTCTGATGATGAGTTATCAGCAATCCGTACAATGATTAACGATGAGATTAAAGTAGAAGGTGCTTTACGTTCAGAGGTACAGTTAAACATCAAACGTTTAATGGATATTGGTTGTTACCGTGGTTTACGTCACAGAAAAGGTTTACCTTCTCGTGGTCAACGTACTAAAAACAACTCACGTACTCGTAAGGGTAAGAGAAAAACAGTTGCTAACAAGAAAAAAGCTACTAAGTAA
- a CDS encoding translation initiation factor IF-1 (product_source=KO:K02518; cath_funfam=2.40.50.140; cog=COG0361; ko=KO:K02518; pfam=PF01176; smart=SM00316; superfamily=50249; tigrfam=TIGR00008) — protein sequence MAKQASIEQDGVIREALSNAMFRVELENGHEIIAHISGKMRMHYIKILPGDKVKLEMSPYDLTKGRITYRYK from the coding sequence ATGGCTAAACAAGCCTCAATTGAACAAGACGGAGTAATAAGAGAAGCATTATCCAATGCAATGTTCCGGGTAGAACTCGAGAACGGGCATGAGATTATTGCGCATATTTCAGGAAAGATGAGGATGCACTACATCAAAATTCTTCCTGGAGATAAAGTTAAATTGGAAATGTCTCCTTATGATTTAACAAAGGGACGCATTACTTATAGATACAAATAA
- a CDS encoding small subunit ribosomal protein S4 (product_source=KO:K02986; cath_funfam=1.10.1050.10,3.10.290.10; cog=COG0522; ko=KO:K02986; pfam=PF00163,PF01479; smart=SM00363; superfamily=55174; tigrfam=TIGR01017): protein MARYTGPKSKIARKFREPIFGPDKVLDRKNYPPGQHGSSKRRGKQSEYAIQLMEKQKVKYTYGVLEKQFSNLFKKASSRAGITGDNLLQLLEARLDNTVYRLGISTTRSGARQLVSHKHVTVNGEVVNIPSYQLKAGDVVAVREKSKSLESISNSVAGRTINKFAWLEWNASELTGKFLTYPQRDEIPENIKENLIIELYSK from the coding sequence ATGGCAAGATATACAGGCCCAAAATCAAAAATCGCCCGTAAATTCAGAGAACCAATCTTCGGTCCTGATAAGGTGTTAGACAGAAAAAATTATCCTCCTGGGCAACATGGCTCATCAAAAAGAAGAGGAAAACAATCTGAATATGCTATCCAGTTAATGGAGAAACAAAAAGTAAAATATACTTATGGTGTATTAGAAAAACAATTCAGTAACTTGTTTAAAAAAGCATCTTCTCGTGCTGGTATTACCGGTGATAACTTACTTCAGTTATTAGAAGCACGTTTAGATAACACAGTTTACCGTTTAGGTATTTCAACAACCCGTTCTGGTGCACGCCAGTTAGTTAGCCATAAACACGTTACCGTGAATGGTGAAGTTGTAAATATCCCTTCATATCAGTTAAAAGCTGGTGATGTGGTTGCTGTTCGTGAAAAATCTAAATCTTTAGAATCAATTAGTAACTCAGTTGCAGGTAGAACGATTAATAAGTTTGCTTGGTTAGAGTGGAACGCTAGTGAATTAACTGGTAAATTCTTAACCTACCCTCAACGTGATGAGATTCCTGAAAACATCAAGGAAAACTTAATCATCGAGTTGTACTCAAAGTAA